In Thermobaculum terrenum ATCC BAA-798, the DNA window GGAGAACCCTATCTTAGCTAGTAGCTGAAGCTTCTTAGGTCTGGTAAATGCTTCCGAGAGGAATATCACGTCTGGATGTTCTCTTTTTATCTCGGATATAAGCCATTCCCAGAAGGCTACCGGCTTGGTATGGGGGTTATCTACCCTGAAGATGCGTATGCCGTGCTCGATCCAGAAAAGTACCACACGCTTGAGTTCGTTCCATAGGCTAAGGAAATCTTCGCACCACATATCGAGAGCAACTATATCTTCATACTTCTTGGGAGGATTTTCGGCGTACTTTATAGTGCCATCCGGCCTCTTGCGAAACCATTCCGGGTGTTCCCTCACATATGGATGATCTGGAGAACACTGTATCGCCAGATCAAGCGCTACCTCTATTCCTAGATTTTGGGCTTCTCTTACAAAAGCATCAAAGTCTTCGATTGTGCCCAGTTCGGGATTTACAGCATCATGTCCGCCGTATTGATTCCCTATAGCCCATGGACTACCAGGGTCACCAGGTTGGGCCACTAGAGCGTTATTACGCCCTTTACGGTTAGTAAAACCAATGGGGTGTATGGGAGGAAGGTAGAGCACATCGAACCCCATATCCTTGATAGCCTCTAGCCTCTTCATGGCAGTTCTAAAGGTCCCGTGCTTGTGAGGATCGTCTGTTTGGGACCTGGGAAACATCTCGTACCATGCCCCGAACCTGGCCTTTTCTCTATCGACTATAACCCTGAGCCACTTATTGTACAGAGTGAGATCTTCTCTAGCTTCGTGTGATGATACAAGTTGTGCAAGCTCCGGCGTAAGAGCTAGATCTACTTTCTCCCTCTGAGTTGAAGCTTCCTGCAACCTGTTGATGTATCCTGCCAGCAGCACCTTGGGTTCTCCCACAGCTCTAGCCTCTGCCTGGCGTATTAGCTCAAGTCCTTCAAGGAGCTCCGAGCTCACATCCCTGCCGGCCGCAACCTTTCGGCTCAGCTCATGAGTCCAACTTATGAAGACTTCTGTCCATGCGGCTACCGTATACTCCAGCATCCCTATGAATTCGATAGGGATTTCCGCTGACCATTCGTCGTCATCGTAAGAGTACGACATGGGGACAGATTCCCATTCTTCTGAGCCCTGTCGCCGGTATCTAACCTCGGCTCCA includes these proteins:
- a CDS encoding alpha-1,4-glucan--maltose-1-phosphate maltosyltransferase, with product MADQQPDPFYRISIVSVRPQIDCGRFPIKRIVGDRLRVTADIIKEGHDTLGAEVRYRRQGSEEWESVPMSYSYDDDEWSAEIPIEFIGMLEYTVAAWTEVFISWTHELSRKVAAGRDVSSELLEGLELIRQAEARAVGEPKVLLAGYINRLQEASTQREKVDLALTPELAQLVSSHEAREDLTLYNKWLRVIVDREKARFGAWYEMFPRSQTDDPHKHGTFRTAMKRLEAIKDMGFDVLYLPPIHPIGFTNRKGRNNALVAQPGDPGSPWAIGNQYGGHDAVNPELGTIEDFDAFVREAQNLGIEVALDLAIQCSPDHPYVREHPEWFRKRPDGTIKYAENPPKKYEDIVALDMWCEDFLSLWNELKRVVLFWIEHGIRIFRVDNPHTKPVAFWEWLISEIKREHPDVIFLSEAFTRPKKLQLLAKIGFSQSYTYFTWRNSRWEIEQFMHELLHTEQVEFLRPNFFANTPDILTEYLQKGGRPAFKIRLALAATLSPTYGIYSGFELIENVPLHPGSEEYLNSEKYEIRVRDWNAPGNIIPYIKTINQARKQNRALQLYTNLTFHYPDNPNIIAYSKISEDGSNRILVIANLDPFNWHECTVHLNGEALHIAPWDTYTVHDLITDAYYQWHGTANYVRLDPNYEPVHLFRIE